In a single window of the Streptomyces sp. NBC_00353 genome:
- a CDS encoding TlpA family protein disulfide reductase — MSFGRAPRRRFTLLAAPAAAAALALPLTACGGDGNKAGGGGNSHFVTGSGGISTVAKADRQDAPKLDGATLDGKPLDVADYKGKVVVLNVWGSWCGPCRLEAKHFAKVSKETASQGVQFIGINTRDAEKGPAVNFEKDNSITYPSFFDPIGKLILRFPKGTLNPQAIPSTVVIDRDGKIAARTLVALDDVKLHKMIDPLIAEK; from the coding sequence ATGAGCTTTGGCCGCGCACCCCGACGCCGCTTCACCCTGCTCGCCGCCCCCGCCGCGGCCGCCGCACTGGCGTTGCCCCTGACCGCCTGCGGTGGTGACGGCAACAAGGCCGGCGGTGGCGGCAACTCCCACTTCGTCACCGGCAGTGGCGGGATCTCCACCGTGGCCAAGGCGGACCGCCAGGACGCGCCGAAGCTCGACGGGGCGACGCTGGACGGCAAGCCCCTCGACGTCGCCGACTACAAGGGCAAGGTCGTCGTGCTGAACGTATGGGGCTCGTGGTGCGGCCCCTGCCGGCTGGAGGCCAAGCACTTCGCGAAGGTGTCGAAGGAGACCGCGAGCCAGGGTGTCCAGTTCATCGGGATCAACACCCGGGACGCCGAGAAGGGCCCGGCGGTGAACTTCGAGAAGGACAACAGCATCACCTACCCGAGCTTCTTCGACCCGATCGGCAAGCTCATCCTGCGCTTCCCCAAGGGCACGCTGAACCCGCAGGCCATTCCGTCGACCGTGGTCATCGACCGGGACGGGAAGATCGCGGCCCGCACCCTCGTCGCCCTCGACGACGTCAAGCTCCACAAGATGATCGACCCGCTGATCGCGGAGAAGTGA